TTCATGATAGAACCCTCCTTTGTTATTATTATAATAAATCTTCCCTCACTTATATTATATATAGAAATTATAAAAAAGTCAAACTATAAAAATTCGCATTTTACTGTAAAATAGTACGTTTGTTTTATTCTGGGTAAACAGCTTTTCCTTTCAATTTACCATCTGAATAATAATATTTCCAAGTACCTGTGGGAATGCCATTTTTAAAATATCCTCTTACTTGTAGATTGCCATTTTCATGATAAAGAAAATAATCACCATTATCATTACCATTAATATAAGAAGTTTGCATAACTTTTAAACCATTTTCTTGATAGATAACATATTTTCCATTTAATTTACCATCTTTCCAGTTTTCTATAGATTTTAAAGCTCCATTTGGAAAGAAAGTTACCCATTTACCATCAGGCTTTCCATTACTGTAATAGATTCTATCTTTTTTATCTATTACTTTTCCTGTAAAAGGAGTATTTTCATTGAAATAATATGTAATACCATTTTCCTCTCTCATTTTTGAAATATCTGCTGTATTAGGAGCAGATAAGCCAGCTAAAGATATCGTTAAAAACATTGATAAAATTAAAATTTTTTTCATTTTCAATCACCTACTACTTTATTTTACCGTGTTTTAAAAAAAAATCAATAGATATTTACATTGAAATAAAAAAAATAAAATGATAGACTAATAGAAACAAGATTAATTTATTGAAATGGAGGTATGAAAATGAGTTTAGAGATAATAGAAAAAATAGAAGGGATATATTCTAAAACAGTTTCTCTTGTCAGTGAAGGTGATTTCAGATTATGTGAATACATTTCTGATAAAAATAAAATATTTATAGAAAAAGTAATGGAAAAAAATTCTTTTACAGGGAAAAAAGGTGAAAAATTAGAAGTTTCATTTTTAGAAGGAGAGGCTTTAGTAACAATACTATTTTTAGGAATAGGGAAAAAAGAAAATATGAATAGAGATATCATGAGAGAAGTTATATATAATGGTTTGAAAGATGTAACTGGAGATATTCTTATTGGAAGCGAAGATAAGGAATTAATAGATATTGAAGTGATTGGAGAGGTAGCAGAGCATATAGACTATAAATTTGATAAATATATGAGTGAAAAAAAAGATAAGAAGTTAAATATTTATTATTTTATGGAGAAAAATGATATTAATATTATTGAAGGAAAAGAATTGGGAAAAATAATAAATATTGTAAGAGATTTAATAAATGAACCAGCCTGTGTGATAACTCCAGAAAAATTAGCAGAGGAAGCTGAGAAATTAGGTAAAGAATTCGGATTTGAAGTAGAAATAATGGACGAAAAAGAGGCTGAAAAATTAGGAATGAAAGCATTTCTTGCAGTAGGAAGAGCTTCTATTAATAGACCAAAGGTTATAGTAATGAGATACAATGGAGATAGTGAAAGTGAAAAAAGAATAGGATTGGTAGGAAAAGGATTAACTTATGATACAGGAGGACTTTCTTTAAAACCTACATCTAGCATGCTGGATATGAAAACAGATATGGGAGGTGCAGCTACTGTAATAGGAACTATGTGTGCTCTTGGAAAAATGAAAATTAGAAGAAATGTTACAGCAGTAGTAGCTGCCTGTGAAAATGCAATAGGTTCAAATGCTTATAGACCTGGAGATATTATTGGAAGTATGAATGGAAAAACAATAGAGATAACTAATACAGATGCTGAAGGAAGACTAACTTTAGCTGATGCTTTAACTTACATAATAAGAAAAGAAAATGTAGATGAAGTAATTGATGCAGCGACTTTAACAGGGGCAATAATGGTAGCTTTAGGAGATAATGTAACTGGAGTATTTTCAAATTCAGATGAAAATTATAAAAAATTAGAGGCTGCTGGAAAATATTGGGGAGAAAAATATTGGCAAATGCCAATTTTTGAAGAATATAGGGATATAATAAAATCAGATGTAGCAGATTTAAAAAATAGTGCTGGAAGATTAGCAGGATCTATTACAGCAGCTAAATTTTTAGAGGAATTTATAGAAGAAAAACCATGGATGCACTTGGACATAGCAGGAACAGCATTTAGTGAAAAAAATGGAAAATATTTTAAAAAAGGTGCAACTGGACAGGTAGTAAGAACTTTATATTCATATATAAAAGGGTAAAAAAGTATTTACCAATGAAAGGTAAATGTGATATAATGAAGAAAAATATCTAAATATAAAATAAAACATATAATATATTGTGGGAACTTTGGAGGAAAGGATGGAAAATAGTTATTCTTTGCAACTTATGATTGTCATTACATTGATGATGGTTTATAAGATTTCATTTATGGTTTAAAAAGTTAAAGGAAGAGATAGAAAGGAAAAATCCTGTTCTATATCTTCCTTTTTCTTTATAATATTTTTTAATTAAAAAATTATTATTGTTATATTAATCTATATGGAATAGATGAAATTTTTTCTCCAGAATGATAGATAGTATTTCTTAAAGTAGAAATTATCTGTTCTTTTAAAACTTTTTTAAAATTAGGAGGATAATAACCTATTTTAGCTTTTTTTAGAGCTTCCTTTTGAATAGCATTTGGAGAAACAAGAGGATAAAAGCCAATTATAAAACAACTTAACATTTCCCAAAATTTTCTTGCTTGAATATCTTCTAAACTTGGAAATGCTTTTTTTAGAATTTTTATGAATTTAATTTGGCATAAATTAAACTCTTCTTTAAACTGTATAAGTTTTTCTTCAGAAGCATTTTTTTCAAGATTAGTATATAAAATTGAAAATAATTTTAAAAATCTTTCTTGTTTTTCTATTTCTTTAGCCAATATTTCAGAAAATTCATCAGTTTTTTTAGAAAAATCTTTATTTAACTTTATTTTTAGTTCAACCAGTAATTTATTGAATTCGTCTATAGTAATTAATAAATATATTTCTTCTTTAGAAGATACATATTTGTAAAGATTTCCTCGTGTGAAATTAGTTCCTTTGGCAATATCTGCTAAAGTGATTTCATAGAAATCATGAGTATCAAATAACTTGATAGCAGCATTTTTTATCTCTTGAATTCTAATTTTTCTTTGTTCTTCTGTTTTAACTCTTTCAAAATCCATTTTACACTCCTTAAAGTATTTTAAATTTCATTATAATTATAACATATATTTTGAATTTTAAAAAATATGTTTATTATTAATACGAATAGTATATTTTTTATATGATATAAATGCTAAAAAATCATATTTATTCTTGAAATATAAAAAAATATGTGTTATTATAAAACAACTAAGTAACACAGTGTTACTTATAAATAGAAAGAGAAAGGAGATTTTTAATTATGAAAGATTTGTGGAATGGTAGGTTTGACAGTGATGAAAGGATTGATTTGAGAATTTGGCAGATTGTAAAACCTTTTGAGAATGCAAAAGAAGAAACGGGAGTCTGCTTTATAGGATATGACACAGATGATGGAATAAAAAGAAATCAAGGTAGAATAGGGGCTGAAAAAGGACCAAATGCAATAAGAAAAGCCATACAATCTTTTCCTATAATTGAAAACTTAAAAATTTATGATTATCGAAATTTAAAAAATAAAATTTTAGAGGAAGCTCAGAAAGAATATTCAATAAAAATTTATAATGTTATAAAAAAAGAAATTTTTCCTATAGGGTTAGGAGGTGGGCATGATATAGTTTTTGCTTCCTATAATGGAATCAGGAAAGTATATCCTGATAAAAAGATTGGAATTGTGAATTTTGATGCTCATTTAGATATTAGACCTTATGAAAATGGTGCTAATTCAGGTACTTCATTTAAACAGATATTAGATATTGATAAGAATGTAAAATATTCAATAGTTGGTTTTAAAAAACAAGGAAATACTAAAAGGTTAATAGATACAGCTAAAAGTTATAATGTATTAATTTTAGATGAGGAAAATGATGAAAAATTTATAAATGATGAATTGAAAAAATATCTTGTAGATACAGATATTATCTATGTAACTTTTTGTATGGATGTTTTTAATGCTTCTGATGCTCCAGGAGTTTCAGCTCCAACAGCAATGGGGCTTGATCCTAAAAAAGGAAAAAGAATTTTGAGAGAAATTATGAATAGTAAAAAAGTTGTATGTATAGATTTTGCAGAAGTAAATCCAGAATATGACATAGATAATAGAACAGCAAAACTTGCAGGAAGTCTTATATATGATGTAATGAATAATTTAAAAAAATAGTAAAATATGAAATTTAGGAGGAAAAATATGGAATTCAGTTTAAATGATTTAGGAGTACTTTTTAAATTTGATATGGTTGGAACAATAGCTATGGGATTAATATCACTTTATATTGGAAGGAAGCTAAAAGAAAGACTTTCATTTCTTGATAGATTTGGAATTCCAGCAGCTGTTTTAGGAGGATTATTATTTGCTATTATCCATTTATTAATGAGAAGTCTTCATGTTGGAAGTATAACTTATGATACTACACTTCAAACACCATTTATGGTAGTTTTTTTACAACTATTGGACTAGGCTCTTCTATTGAAGGTCTAAAAAAAGGTGGGAAGTTATTAATTATATTTTGGCTTTTAAGTGGAATTATGACTTTTATGCAAACAGTTATAGGAGTAGGAGTGGCTAAGGCAACAGGAATAAATCCTCTACTAGGAGTTTTGGCTGGCTCAGTATCAATGTCTGGTGGACATGGGTCAGCAGGGGCTTTTGGACAAACAGTAGAAGGATTAGGAGTGACAGGAGCTTTGACAGTTGCACTTTCTGCAGCTACATTTGGACTTGTAGCTGGAGGACTTTTAGGTTCACCACTAGCTATACATTTAATAAAGAAATTTGATTTAAAACCTAAAGATGTTGTAAATGAAGATGAAGTTGGAATAAAAATTGATATAGAAAAAAGAGAAATAAATCTCAATTCAATGCTGCAGCATATATTGATGTTGTCAATTATAATGACAATAGGAATTTCTTTAAGTGGATTTTTAAAAAATAAGTTAGGTATAGCACTTCCATCATATGTAGGAGCTATGTTCTGTGCTATTATTTTTAATAATCTTAATTTAAAAGCTAAATGGGTTGATATTGATAGAAATCTTGTAAATATATTAGGAGAAACTTCTCTAAATATATTTCTTTCAATGGCTTTAATCTCATTGAAGTTATGGGAGCTTGCAGCACTAGCAATACCAATGGTTATAATACTAGCTTGTCAGGTAATATTTATGTGGCTGTACACAAGATTTATAGTATTTAAAGCAATGGGAAGTGACTATGATGCAGCAGTTATGGTTTCAGGAATGTGTGGTTCTGGATTAGGAGCAACAACAAATGCTATGATAAATATGGGAGAAGTAAGTGGAAAATATGGATATACAGTTAATCCATATTTGGTAGTTCCATTAACAGGAGCATTTTTAATAGATATTTTTCAAATGCCAGTCATATTGACAGCAATTAATTTGTTTAAATAAGATATATTTACTTTTATACATCCTTAGTAATAAAAACTAAGGATGTATTTTATATGATTATTTTTTAGGATATAATATCATTTGAGTACATCTAAAAAGTGCAATTTTCTTTCCTGTTGCTTCATCTGTAACAACTGCATCCCAAACTTGAGTAGTTTTTCCAAGATGCTGAGCAGTAGCAGTACAACAGATTGCTCCTTTTGTAGTAGTTCCAAGATGGTTACTTTTTAGTTCGATAGTAGTTAAACTTTCTGCCCCTTCTGGAAGGTGGGCAAAAGAAGCATAACCACATGTAGTATCAGCTAAAGTGATAATAGTTGCAGCATGAAGATACCCATTTGGTGCAACATGATATGGTTTTATAGATAATCTGCTTGTTAAAAAATTTTCTTTTAATTCAAGAATTTCAACTCCCATAAATTCTGGTAAAAAACCTTTTCCTTTTTCATTTAACATTTTTACAGTTATATTTTTGTTTAAATTACTCATTTATTCAATATCCTCCTTAGTTAAAATTTATCTTTATTTTTTATAGTGAAAATTTCTATAATTATGGCTATTATCATTATCCAGTACATATTTGAGAATAATAAATTAAATCCAGGTAAAGTTGTAAATCTATAGAATAAATCACTTGAGCCATGCATATTACTCCAGATAATAAAATTGATTATAAAAAAATTAGAAATGATATAAAATATCATCAAAATATTTTTTCTAAAAATCATTATTCTCAATAAGGCTGATATAACCCTGAAAATATTTGAAAACATAAAAGATAGGCTTAAAGATGACATTGCCATTGACAATATAATATAGAAAAAACCTTCTGGTCTTTTCCTTCTTATTCCATATAGTCCTATTAATATATTTAAAAGAATTCCTCTTACTTTGCTGATATTTCTTATAATATCACTCATAAAAGGAAAATTTGAAATAGGATTTCTTGCATATACCATATTTTGAATAGGTTCTATTTTAAAGAAAAAATATAAAAATATTGAAATAACAAGATAAGAGATTAATATTACTATTCCATCACTTCCAATTTTTGAATTATTTTGCTCGTTATAGTCATCTTCATTTCCTTTATGAGAAACTGCAAAATCTATTAAAAATATAATCATACCCAGAATAAGTGCTTCTAAAATAATTATTAAATTCATTTTTTCCCCCTTCAATAAATTAAAGTAATGTTATTTTATTATTTATGTTTTAGTTTAGCATAAAAAAGAGTTTAAAAACAAATAAAAAATTTCTGAATTTAATGGCAATATTTCTTTATTCTCTACAAATTTAAAAATAAAATTATATATTAATTAAAAAATAATTTATATATTTCAATAATAAAGATTAAATAGACTTTAAAGTAGATAAAGAAAAAAGAGACCAATTTTAAATTAGCCTCTACAGCATTTTATTATTCAGTAGGAACTGGGTCTTTGCACACATCTACCCATTCTCCTTGAGTTATACTTTCTAACATATTAACAGGAACTTTGACAGCAGAATGATCAGAACCACCAGCAGGATAAACTATTTCAAATTCCTTTAAAGTTTTATCGAGATAAACTTTTAAAGGTTTTTTCAATCCAAAAGGACATACTCCTCCAATAGGGTGACCAGTAGCTTCTAAGACTTCATCATGAGGAATCATAGTGGCTTTTTCTTTGAATTTATCTTTAAATTTTCTGTTATCAAGCCTAGCTCCACCTTTTGTAAGAATGAGGATATATTCTCCACTTTTTAATTTATATCCCATTGTTTTAGCAATTTGATCTTCTTCAATTCCCCAAGTTGCAGCAGCACTTTTTACAGTAGCAGTATCTCCTTCTGTTTCCTCAACTTTTAAGGGAAGATTGTTGTCTTCAAAAAATTTTTTTACACTTTCAACACTCATAACTATCATCTCCTTAATTTTAACTATGAGTATACCAAAAAAAAGGAAAAATTTAAAGTTATTTTTCACAAATTTCTAAAGGAAGATTATCAGGATCTCTAAAAAAAGTATATTTTTTATTAGTTATTTCATCTATTTTTATAGGTTCAGTAGCTATATTATTTTTATTTAAATACTTCACAGAATCTTCAATGCTATCTACTTCAAAAGCAAGATGCCTTAATCCTCTAGCTTCAGGTGAAGTTGTTCTTTCAGGAGGATTAGGAAAAGAGAAAAGTTCAATTTGGTATTCTCCATTTATTTCAAGATCAAGTTTATATGATTTTCTTTCACTTCTATATGTTTCTTTTAAAATTTTAAATCCTAAAATATTGACATAAAAATTTTTTGATTTTTCATAATCTGAACAAATAATCGCAATATGATGAATTTTATTAATAAACATAAATTCTCCTATTTATCAAAATTAAAATCTGTTTGTCTTAAAGCTTCATATAAAATAATGGCAGCAGAATTTGAAAGATTTAAAGAACGACCCATATCTATCATAGGAATAGTAATACAATGATCAGCATTTTTATTTAATATTTCTTCTGGAATTCCACGTGATTCAGGTCCAAACATAACAAAGTCATTTTTTTTAAATTTAATATCTGTATATCTCTGCTTTGTCTTAGTAGTTGCATAATATATAACAGCATCAGGGTTTCCATTTATAAAATCCTCATAAGATTCCCAAATTTTTAAATCAACAAGATGCCAGTAGTCAAGTCCAGCTCTTTTTAATTGTTTTTCATCGAGAGAAAAACCAAGGGGTTTGATTAA
Above is a window of Fusobacterium varium DNA encoding:
- a CDS encoding MORN repeat variant, with amino-acid sequence MKKILILSMFLTISLAGLSAPNTADISKMREENGITYYFNENTPFTGKVIDKKDRIYYSNGKPDGKWVTFFPNGALKSIENWKDGKLNGKYVIYQENGLKVMQTSYINGNDNGDYFLYHENGNLQVRGYFKNGIPTGTWKYYYSDGKLKGKAVYPE
- the pepA gene encoding Cytosol aminopeptidase; translation: MSLEIIEKIEGIYSKTVSLVSEGDFRLCEYISDKNKIFIEKVMEKNSFTGKKGEKLEVSFLEGEALVTILFLGIGKKENMNRDIMREVIYNGLKDVTGDILIGSEDKELIDIEVIGEVAEHIDYKFDKYMSEKKDKKLNIYYFMEKNDINIIEGKELGKIINIVRDLINEPACVITPEKLAEEAEKLGKEFGFEVEIMDEKEAEKLGMKAFLAVGRASINRPKVIVMRYNGDSESEKRIGLVGKGLTYDTGGLSLKPTSSMLDMKTDMGGAATVIGTMCALGKMKIRRNVTAVVAACENAIGSNAYRPGDIIGSMNGKTIEITNTDAEGRLTLADALTYIIRKENVDEVIDAATLTGAIMVALGDNVTGVFSNSDENYKKLEAAGKYWGEKYWQMPIFEEYRDIIKSDVADLKNSAGRLAGSITAAKFLEEFIEEKPWMHLDIAGTAFSEKNGKYFKKGATGQVVRTLYSYIKG
- a CDS encoding DNA-binding transcriptional regulator EnvR, with protein sequence MDFERVKTEEQRKIRIQEIKNAAIKLFDTHDFYEITLADIAKGTNFTRGNLYKYVSSKEEIYLLITIDEFNKLLVELKIKLNKDFSKKTDEFSEILAKEIEKQERFLKLFSILYTNLEKNASEEKLIQFKEEFNLCQIKFIKILKKAFPSLEDIQARKFWEMLSCFIIGFYPLVSPNAIQKEALKKAKIGYYPPNFKKVLKEQIISTLRNTIYHSGEKISSIPYRLI
- the hutG_1 gene encoding Formimidoylglutamase, with the protein product MKDLWNGRFDSDERIDLRIWQIVKPFENAKEETGVCFIGYDTDDGIKRNQGRIGAEKGPNAIRKAIQSFPIIENLKIYDYRNLKNKILEEAQKEYSIKIYNVIKKEIFPIGLGGGHDIVFASYNGIRKVYPDKKIGIVNFDAHLDIRPYENGANSGTSFKQILDIDKNVKYSIVGFKKQGNTKRLIDTAKSYNVLILDEENDEKFINDELKKYLVDTDIIYVTFCMDVFNASDAPGVSAPTAMGLDPKKGKRILREIMNSKKVVCIDFAEVNPEYDIDNRTAKLAGSLIYDVMNNLKK
- a CDS encoding sodium/glutamate symporter, with product MEFSLNDLGVLFKFDMVGTIAMGLISLYIGRKLKERLSFLDRFGIPAAVLGGLLFAIIHLLMRSLHVGSITYDTTLQTPFMVVFLQLLD
- the gltS_3 gene encoding Glutamate permease, which produces MQTVIGVGVAKATGINPLLGVLAGSVSMSGGHGSAGAFGQTVEGLGVTGALTVALSAATFGLVAGGLLGSPLAIHLIKKFDLKPKDVVNEDEVGIKIDIEKREINLNSMLQHILMLSIIMTIGISLSGFLKNKLGIALPSYVGAMFCAIIFNNLNLKAKWVDIDRNLVNILGETSLNIFLSMALISLKLWELAALAIPMVIILACQVIFMWLYTRFIVFKAMGSDYDAAVMVSGMCGSGLGATTNAMINMGEVSGKYGYTVNPYLVVPLTGAFLIDIFQMPVILTAINLFK
- the ydiI gene encoding Esterase YdiI, coding for MSNLNKNITVKMLNEKGKGFLPEFMGVEILELKENFLTSRLSIKPYHVAPNGYLHAATIITLADTTCGYASFAHLPEGAESLTTIELKSNHLGTTTKGAICCTATAQHLGKTTQVWDAVVTDEATGKKIALFRCTQMILYPKK
- the ybaK_1 gene encoding Cys-tRNA(Pro)/Cys-tRNA(Cys) deacylase ybaK, translated to MSVESVKKFFEDNNLPLKVEETEGDTATVKSAAATWGIEEDQIAKTMGYKLKSGEYILILTKGGARLDNRKFKDKFKEKATMIPHDEVLEATGHPIGGVCPFGLKKPLKVYLDKTLKEFEIVYPAGGSDHSAVKVPVNMLESITQGEWVDVCKDPVPTE
- a CDS encoding putative lyase, which gives rise to MFINKIHHIAIICSDYEKSKNFYVNILGFKILKETYRSERKSYKLDLEINGEYQIELFSFPNPPERTTSPEARGLRHLAFEVDSIEDSVKYLNKNNIATEPIKIDEITNKKYTFFRDPDNLPLEICEK
- the trmL gene encoding tRNA (cytidine(34)-2'-O)-methyltransferase, yielding MNIVLLYPEIPYNTGNIGRSSVLTNTTLHLIKPLGFSLDEKQLKRAGLDYWHLVDLKIWESYEDFINGNPDAVIYYATTKTKQRYTDIKFKKNDFVMFGPESRGIPEEILNKNADHCITIPMIDMGRSLNLSNSAAIILYEALRQTDFNFDK